The Phaeodactylum tricornutum CCAP 1055/1 PHATR_bd_10x23 genomic scaffold, whole genome shotgun sequence genome window below encodes:
- a CDS encoding predicted protein has protein sequence MMWSRPVLRRNISTTRASSSSRRFLSAITGVHGREIIDSRGNPTVEVDVTTAQGTFTASVPSGASTGIYEASELRDGGSRYMGKGVLTAVKNVNTILADAVMGMDTADQRAIDQVMLATDGSPNKANLGANAILGISLAISKAGAASRGIPLWQHYADIAGNPIPHTLPVPCFNVINGGEHAGNKLAFQEFFVIPTGAATFTESMSIGCEIFHNLKKVIKGKFGGDATLIGDEGGFAPPCDVESGLDMIMEAADLAGYTDKISVGLDVASSEFKVKGKDQYDLDFKTTGADKDTSAVKSGDEMIAYYKALIDKYPIVTIEDPFDQDDWTNWSKIVAQVGEKVQIVGDDLTVTNPVKIQQAVDEKAANCLLLKVNQIGSISESIDAVKLSKQNGWGVMTSHRSGETEDNYIADLAVGLCTGQIKTGAPCRGERTAKYNQLLRIEEELGAGAKYPGMGFRKTEWMA, from the exons ATGATGTGGAGTCGTCCAGTGCTCCGCCGCAATATTTCTACGACGcgcgcgtcgtcgtcgtcgcgtcGTTTCCTGTCGGCCATTACGGGTGTCCACGGACGCGAAATCATCGACAGTCGGGGGAATCCCACCGTCGAAGTCGACGTGACGACGGCGCAGGGAACCTTCACCGCGTCGGTGCCGTCCGGAGCTTCCACCGGCATTTACGAAGCTTCCGAACTCCGGGACGGCGGATCGCGGTACATGGGCAAGGGCGTCCTCACCGCCGTCAAGAACGTCAACACCATTCTGGCCGACGCCGTTATGGGCATGGATACTGCCGATCAGCGAGCGATTGATCAAGTCATGCTGGCGACGGACGGATCGCCCAACAAGGCCAATCTAGGCGCCAACGCGATCTTGGGCA TTTCCCTCGCCATTAGCAAAGCCGGTGCGGCGTCGCGTGGCATTCCCTTGTGGCAGCACTACGCCGACATTGCCGGCAATCCCATCCCGCACACCCTCCCGGTGCCCTGTTTCAACGTTATTAACGGTGGCGAACACGCGGGCAACAAACTCGCTTTCCAGGAGTTCTTTGTCATTCCTACCGGTGCCGCGACCTTTACCGAATCCATGTCGATTGGTTGCGAAATCTTTCACAACTTGAAAAAGGTCATCAAGGGAAAGTTCGGTGGTGACGCTACCCTCATTGGGGATGAAGGCGGATTTGCGCCGCCCTGCGATGTGGAAAGCGGCCTTGATATGATCATGGAAGCCGCCGACTTGGCCGGATACACGGACAAGATCTCCGTTGGTCTCGACGTGGCCAGTTCCGAATTCAAAGTCAAAGGAAAGGACCAGTACGATTTGGATTTCAAAACAACCGGCGCCGATAAGGATACCTCCGCCGTCAAGTCTGGTGACGAAATGATCGCCTACTACAAGGCATTGATTGACAAGTATCCTATTGTGACGATCGAAGATCCCTTTGACCAGGACGACTGGACCAACTGGAGCAAGATTGTTGCGCAAGTCGGTGAAAAGGTACAAATCGTTGGAGACGATTTGACCGTTACAAACCCGGTCAAGATTCAACAAGCCGTCGACGAAAAGGCCGCCAACTGTTTGCTCCTCAAGGTCAACCAGATTGGTTCCATCTCCGAATCCATCGACGCCGTCAAACTTTCCAAGCAGAACGGCTGGGGCGTTATGACCTCGCACCGCTCGGGAGAAACCGAAGACAACTACATTGCCGATCTCGCCGTTGGACTCTGCACCGGTCAAATCAAGACCGGCGCACCCTGCCGCGGCGAACGTACGGCCAAGTACAACCAGTTGCTCCGTATCGAAGAAGAACTCGGCGCCGGCGCCAAATACCCCGGCATGGGATTCCGTAAAACCGAATGGATGGCGTAA
- a CDS encoding predicted protein, translating to MKLNQQPAIRTVSFDRMEPDDDTNVPVPMETMEIKHPSKEDKLPCGSFGMMSLAMRVPTKLDYHPRSRLVHGILRYRAAASFVQFPLSRGASTNSTDRAAASSAQLEYAVQHADGTETTVLRAVQRGHTRCYDIYDATSKTTSPIAVLQKSWTNASSIAYALSLVSNDVDDEIPCSNDNHLFTVACIVYTIPSLLSALVDAPARQAEMVLRTETAISHELNHQENDALLQCCQKEWQSSRTLQRLVRGENNSLVALQHKDAYDKGEGRYGLNFCGRGKETSRKNMQLTDAKGRVVAQIAKLERHVYHVDHRAPLSPLQAMGFAIAQCDL from the coding sequence ATGAAGCTCAACCAACAACCAGCTATCCGTACGGTCAGTTTCGATAGAATGGAACccgacgacgataccaacgTTCCGGTACCCATGGAAACGATGGAGATCAAACATCCTTCCAAAGAAGACAAACTCCCTTGTGGCTCCTTTGGCATGATGTCCTTAGCGATGCGCGTTCCGACCAAGCTCGACTATCACCCCCGTTCACGTTTGGTACACGGGATACTCCGCTACCGAGCAGCGGCTTCCTTCGTTCAATTTCCATTGTCCCGAGGTGCGTCGACGAACTCGACGGATCGTGCCGCTGCCTCTTCCGCCCAGCTCGAGTACGCCGTACAGCAtgccgacggtacggaaaCCACCGTGTTGCGGGCCGTCCAGCGTGGCCACACTCGCTGCTACGATATTTACGACGCAACGTCAAAAACAACTTCACCGATTGCCGTCTTGCAAAAGTCGTGGACGAACGCATCCTCGATTGCGTACGCCTTGTCTCTCGTTTCGAACGATGTGGATGACGAAATTCCTTGCAGCAACGACAATCATTTGTTCACGGTTGCGTGTATCGTCTACACCATTCCTTCGTTGCTCTCCGCCCTTGTCGACGCACCGGCTCGTCAAGCCGAAATGGTGTTGCGGACCGAAACGGCCATCTCCCACGAGCTTAATCACCAGGAAAACGATGCTCTGCTCCAATGCTGTCAAAAGGAGTGGCAAAGTAGCCGGACTTTGCAACGTCTTGTCAGGGGTGAGAACAACAGCTTGGTGGCTTTGCAGCATAAAGATGCCTACGACAAGGGCGAAGGTCGCTATGGACTCAACTTTTGCGGACGTGGCAAGGAAACGTCCCGAAAGAATATGCAACTCACGGACGCCAAGGGCCGGGTCGTTGCGCAGATTGCGAAACTCGAACGtcacgtctatcacgtggaccatcGGGCACCCCTTTCACCTCTTCAGGCCATGGGATTCGCCATTGCCCAATGCGATCTTTAA
- a CDS encoding predicted protein gives MNKIPLSLLILFATACYAFAFSQRWKSKDRRYSSQLAAMDSGSSPSRRAFLSAATNVVTTVGIGATPAWAGIDPSALKNLPVEGDSAGTVTRLQQIENLQKPASDLEDLPYTGLPSGVSYREFRQGKGEATVQDGSRVAVEMTIRCKSFATNIEPGGLKYFSTKDDTDFNELAFTVGKGDILPGLEEGMIGMRKGAIRRIEVPATMVFAAKKADQLPLPTTKDGKRRFESLFKTDATLLFEVLVTRIK, from the coding sequence ATGAATAAGATTCCACTCTCTCTTTTGATACTCTTCGCGACGGCGTGCTACGCATTTGCCTTTTCGCAAAGATGGAAGTCGAAGGATCGCCGCTACTCGTCACAGCTCGCCGCAATGGATTCTGGAAGCTCCCCTTCTCGACGGGCCTTTCTGAGTGCCGCTACTAATGTTGTAACCACTGTTGGAATCGGTGCGACTCCTGCTTGGGCAGGAATTGACCCCAGCGCTCTCAAAAACTTACCAGTCGAAGGGGACTCGGCCGGAACCGTAACTCGCCTCCAGCAGATTGAAAATTTACAAAAGCCCGCATCGGATCTTGAAGATCTTCCCTATACGGGATTGCCGAGCGGAGTGTCATATCGTGAattccgtcaaggaaagGGAGAGGCTACGGTTCAGGATGGCTCCCGGGTCGCTGTGGAAATGACCATTCGATGCAAATCGTTCGCGACCAATATCGAACCCGGCGGTCTCAAGTACTTTTCTACTAAGGATGACACCGACTTTAACGAACTTGCCTTTACCGTTGGAAAAGGCGATATTTTGCCCGGGTTGGAAGAAGGTATGATAGGGATGCGTAAGGGCGCGATTCGTCGCATTGAAGTGCCGGCGACGATGGTATTTGCGGCCAAAAAGGCTGACCAGTTGCCTTTGCCAACCACCAAAGACGGCAAGCGCCGCTTCGAAAGCTTGTTCAAGACGGATGCTACCTTGCTTTTTGAAGTTCTCGTGACACGAATAAAATAA
- the FbaC1 gene encoding fructose-bisphosphate aldolase (Fructose-1,6-bisphosphate aldolase precursor (FbaC1) gene, GenBank Accession AY191866, contains bipartite plastid targeting presequence, signal- and transit-peptides predicted at N-terminus with conserved motif at signal peptide cleavage site || Probably catalyzes the reaction: D-fructose 1,6-bisphosphate = glycerone phosphate + D-glyceraldehyde 3-phosphate in the pentose phosphate pathway.), whose protein sequence is MKLSTAALFFIPAVVAFAPPQAAFRSNPALFATETAAEKTTFSKMPASVKPGVVTGKALVDLLQHAKKEGFAIPGVNIVGTNSINACMEAAKKYGGPIMVTFSKGGGQFIAGKAADNSDDAASIAGCVAGAKHVREVAKLYGVPVVLHTDHCQKAWLPWFDGLIEANEEYYKEHGEPLFSSHMLDLSEESLEENIGICKQYMERMAKIDLLLEFELGVTGGEEDGVDNSDVDSSRLYTQPEEVYYAYKELGSVPNAAFTCAASFGNVHGVYAPGNVELKPEILHNTQAYIQEKEGSDDSKPMLFVFHGGSGSDVKDIQYAIEAGVVKMNIDTDTQWAFWDGVREYEATNREYLQGQIGNPDGADKPNKKYYDPRMSLRAGEEAMAARLCQAAEDLKCNGVLN, encoded by the exons ATGAAACTCTCTACGGCTGCTCTTTTCTTCATCCCCGCCGTTGTGGCGTTTGCCCCTCCCCAAGCGGCCTTTCGCTCCAACCCAGCGCTCTTTGCGACGGAAACCGCCGCGGAAAAGACG ACCTTTTCCAAGATGCCCGCGTCGGTCAAGCCGGGTGTGGTGACGGGCAAGGCACTCGTGGATCTTCTCCAGCACGCCAAGAAGGAAGGCTTTGCCATTCCCGGAGTCAACATTGTCGGAACCAACTCCATCAACGCCTGcatggaagccgccaagAAGTACGGAGGTCCCATTATGGTCACCTTCTCCAAGGGCGGGGGACAGTTCATTGCCGGCAAGGCGGCGGACAACTCCGACGACGCGGCTTCCATTGCGGGGTGCGTGGCCGGAGCCAAGCACGTCCGGGAAGTCGCCAAGCTATACGGAGTCCCCGTCGTCCTGCACACGGATCACTGCCAAAAGGCATGGTTGCCCTGGTTTGATGGTCTCATCGAAGCCAACGAGGAATACTACAAGGAACACGGCGAACCGCTCTTCTCCTCCCACATGTTGGATCTCTCCGAAGAATCACTCGAGGAGAATATTGGGATCTGCAAACAGTACATGGAGCGCATGGCCAAGATTGATTTGCTCCTAGAGTTTGAACTCGGAGTCACCGGTGGAGAAGAAGACGGTGTGGACAATTCCGACGTCGACTCGTCGCGTCTATACACGCAGCCCGAGGAAGTCTACTACGCCTACAAGGAACTCGGATCGGTCCCCAACGCTGCCTTTACCTGCGCCGCTTCCTTCGGCAACGTCCACGGTGTCTACGCACCGGGCAACGTAGAACTCAAGCCGGAAATCCTACACAACACCCAGGCCTACATTCAGGAAAAGGAAGGCAGTGACGACAGCAAGCCCATGCTGTTTGTCTTCCACGGTGGATCCGGTTCGGACGTCAAAGACATTCAGTACGCCATTGAAGCGGGCGTCGTCAAGATGAACATTGACACGGATACGCAGTGGGCCTTCTGGGACGGTGTCCGCGAGTACGAAGCCACCAACCGCGAGTACCTGCAGGGACAGATTGGTAACCCCGACGGTGCCGACAAGCCCAACAAGAAGTATTACGATCCCCGTATGAGTCTCCGGGCCGGGGAAGAAGCCATGGCCGCGCGTCTGTGCCAAGCTGCTGAAGACCTCAAGTGCAACGGCGTGCTCAACTAA
- a CDS encoding predicted protein translates to MSFHAHLPVRFRRWILYAFAFSSVSLAGGLVYGWPALRQQLKRDGSVLSEKQLGAAFTAGAWSTQGCRFLTGIARDRFGTKIVTVLAFGATAMGALGMALVDPNQGPAISIALAVMGLGSGVQLCLQPVASLFPSNAGAVLASLSGAFQVSGLVFLGLTSAGASRKATFGGFCAVMLGMALLAALLLPTGTSYLLESKSANPATSANSETDPTFVSTSEPQLPTVVEDTESDPASPQGKNTGVVNRIQSNPSTKCNTTADVEDTSSALNQLDNKPIEEDVSVWELMWSTEYILLVCWFSVLVVPLQYYIGGLGFQLEDKGDDDGFYTDLFSILYASAAVVSPAAGFLADKLGLGWAELLSSLLCSVSFFVLAGDANLDVQVIGLAANGLGRMLVFSMFFSHVGKRFGYKSFGTLAGLGLLISAIASLLQYPIIAAASDGHARLVNLICGVVLVTFTPPYCVWLHRTIQREESLPKDIEDVDDCQGDSANGLAVTSSRHLNKRATSIGDDSDGSASSQSQ, encoded by the coding sequence ATGTCATTCCATGCGCACTTGCCGGTCCGCTTCCGTCGTTGGATACTGTACGCCTTTGCCTTCTCATCGGTTTCGCTCGCGGGTGGTCTCGTGTACGGATGGCCCGCACTTCGACAGCAGTTGAAAAGGGACGGATCCGtcctttcggaaaaacaGTTGGGAGCGGCCTTTACGGCAGGGGCCTGGAGTACCCAAGGATGTCGCTTCTTGACGGGAATCGCCCGCGATCGCTTCGGTACCAAGATTGTCACGGTATTGGCCTTTGGCGCCACCGCCATGGGAGCCTTGGGGATGGCTCTGGTGGATCCGAATCAAGGTCCAGCGATATCGATCGCACTCGCAGTCATGGGATTGGGATCCGGGGTGCAGTTGTGTTTGCAACCGGTGGCTTCGCTCTTTCCATCCAACGCCGGTGCCGTACTGGCATCTCTTTCCGGAGCCTTTCAAGTATCCGGACTCGTCTTTTTAGGTTTGACCTCGGCAGGAGCGTCGCGTAAGGCAACCTTTGGTGGATTCTGTGCCGTCATGTTGGGAATGGCCCTCCTTGCGGCACTTTTGTTGCCCACGGGAACGTCTTACCTTTTGGAATCGAAATCCGCAAACCCGGCAACGAGCGCCAATTCCGAAACGGATCCCACGTTCGTGTCGACATCGGAACCGCAACTACCCACGGTCGTGGAAGATACCGAGTCGGATCCAGCATCACCACAGGGAAAGAATACAGGAGTTGTCAACAGAATACAGAGCAATCCCAGCACCAAATGCAACACCACAGCAGATGTCGAGGACACTTCGAGCGCTTTGAACCAGCTCGACAACAAACCCATTGAAGAGGATGTGTCGGTGTGGGAACTTATGTGGTCCACGGAATATATACTCTTGGTGTGTTGGTTTTCCGTCCTCGTGGTGCCGCTGCAGTACTACATCGGGGGACTGGGCTTTCAACTAGAGGACAAGGGAGATGATGACGGATTCTATACCGATTTATTCTCCATTCTTTACGCCAGTGCGGCGGTTGTGTCACCAGCCGCTGGATTTTTAGCCGACAAGCTTGGACTAGGGTGGGCCGAGCTTCTCTCTAGTTTACTGTGCAGTGTATCCTTTTTTGTACTCGCCGGCGACGCCAATCTGGATGTACAAGTCATTGGCCTCGCAGCGAACGGTCTCGGGCGCATGCTCGTCTTTTCCATGTTCTTTTCTCATGTTGGCAAACGCTTCGGATACAAGTCGTTTGGTACCTTGGCTGGTCTAGGACTGCTCATTAGTGCAATTGCTTCATTGTTGCAGTACCCGATTATTGCCGCCGCATCGGACGGCCACGCAAGGTTGGTAAATTTGATTTGCGGCGTTGTGCTAGTCACATTCACACCACCCTACTGCGTGTGGTTACACCGCACCATTCAACGAGAAGAGTCACTGCCCAAAGATATCGAAGACGTGGATGACTGTCAAGGCGACTCAGCGAACGGATTAGCCGTCACATCGTCCCGACATTTGAACAAACGAGCGACGTCAATTGGGGACGATTCCGACGGTTCTGCATCGTCTCAGTCCCAGTAA